A region from the Papaver somniferum cultivar HN1 unplaced genomic scaffold, ASM357369v1 unplaced-scaffold_125, whole genome shotgun sequence genome encodes:
- the LOC113331537 gene encoding uncharacterized protein LOC113331537: MALELLMADYGDIVADYDEEEEEESSLLAETGNIFFEDMTNEMEERKTISVELAMQRELDYCNKIKEMKKELPGYDYEELSMPVQGGPSIFELWGIDVRSPPHNFSNTQGETSDSVVFAKKIVKEQTRDEMDIGKVANDNVNTNIMQFMPVELTIQREFAFQKKIKGIQLQPCCDFVELSMPVQGEPSTWEIGRRSPSDNFSNTQGETSDSIVFAEKIIMEEVRDEMNIAKVAKETLKRNIMSVELAIQRELAYQKKIGGMQLPPRDDLVELARKFSTELPVADQGTHSILEPTEMNTIPTSDNFPCFKERPTSEKVMWKTISVELALQREVEYQGKIKRLKLQAGNDFREATQPSIQGTTSDLELRNIDRESFFENGSSLQGWELEFQRKLQDLQSGFKFQGLPIPSQGLTPYQRTATVKETAPFANPAYLVSQKVKQHIYQKNPLYCKDCDVLCSGAKALKMHCRGKRHVTVVKRKKNGTGGRELVCEVCLVGFTDRDSLRLHLSGKKHAANSGRPEGPGGDGIWQRWALAHPAPKPIF, from the exons ATGGCGTTAGAGCTTTTGATGGCTGATTATGGTGACATTGTTGCTGAttatgatgaagaggaagaagaagaatcaagctTGCTTGCTGAGACAG GGAATATCTTCTTCGAAGACATGACTAATGAGATGGAGGAAAGGAAGACTATCTCAGTTGAGTTGGCTATGCAGAGGGAGCTTGATTACTGTAACAAGATTAAGGAAATGAAAAAGGAGCTACCTGGTTATGATTATGAGGAACTCTCAATGCCTGTCCAG GGGGGACCTTCAATTTTTGAACTTTGGGGAATTGATGTAAGATCCCCTCCTCACAATTTTTCTAACACACAAG GTGAAACGTCTGACTCGGTAGTCTTTGCAAAAAAGATTGTAAAGGAGCAAACTAGAGACGAAATGGATATAGGTAAAGTGGCTAACGATAACGTGAATACGAACATCATGCAATTCATGCCTGTGGAGCTTACAATTCAAAGAGAGTTTGCATTCCAGAAGAAGATTAAGGGGATTCAGTTGCAACCTTGTTGTGATTTTGTGGAGCTTTCGATGCCTGTCCAG GGGGAACCTTCAACTTGGGAAATTGGTAGAAGATCCCCTTCTGACAATTTTTCTAACACACAAG GTGAGACGTCTGACTCGATAGTCTTTGCGGAAAAGATTATAATGGAGGAAGTTAGAGACGAAATGAATATAGCTAAAGTGGCTAAAGAGACCTTGAAAAGGAACATCATGTCTGTGGAACTTGCAATTCAAAGGGAGCTTGCATACCAGAAGAAGATTGGGGGGATGCAGTTGCCACCTCGGGATGATTTGGTGGAGCTTGCCAGGAAATTTTCAACAGAGCTACCAGTTGCTGACCAG GGGACACATTCAATTCTAGAACCTACGGAAATGAACACGATACCAACTTCTGACAATTTTCCCTGCTTTAAAG AGCGACCGACAAGTGAGAAGGTGATGTGGAAAACAATATCAGTGGAGCTTGCTCTTCAAAGGGAAGTTGAATACCAAGGGAAGATTAAAAGGTTGAAGTTGCAAGCAGGTAATGACTTTCGTGAAGCTACCCAGCCTAGCATCCAG GGAACAACTTCAGATTTGGAGCTTAGGAACATAGATAGGGAatccttttttgagaatggttCAAGTTTGCAAG GTTGGGAGCTTGAATTCCAAAGGAAATTGCAGGATTTGCAGTCTGGTTTTAAGTTTCAGGGACTGCCTATCCCGTCGCAG GGATTAACTCCATACCAGAGAACTGCCACGGTGAAGGAAACGGCTCCATTTGCCAATCCAGCATACCTGGTATCACAAAAAGTGAAACAACACATCTATCAGAAAAACCCTCTATACTGCAAGGACTGCGACGTGTTGTGCTCTGGTGCGAAAGCTCTAAAGATGCACTGTAGAGGTAAAAGACATGTGACTGTAGTAAAGCGAAAGAAAAATGGCACTGGTGGGAGAGAACTAGTGTGCGAGGTATGTCTAGTAGGATTTACAGACAGAGACTCTCTACGGCTACATCTTTCTGGGAAGAAGCATGCTGCTAACAGTGGCCGTCCTGAAGGTCCTGGCGGAGACGGCATATGGCAAAGGTGGGCACTTGCGCACCCAGCCCCCAAGCCCATTTTTTAA